One segment of Clostridium ljungdahlii DSM 13528 DNA contains the following:
- the spoIIGA gene encoding sigma-E processing peptidase SpoIIGA yields MVVYADLLILINFIVNFFLLYITGRTLKLKIKLKFMILAAAIGSGYTVTLIYPVLNIFSAFYFKILVAAMLIYISFGNRGFICNFKISAVFILYSMLLAGICMFVEYSNCSYTGDYMIINFPYEWLFISIMVLYIIIDRLVIYVKDRNKMFKLIYNVDIVFKDKSKSVRAFLDTGNELREPATNLPVVIVEKSVFQNINLEEMDKFYIPYRVINGKCGKLQGFKPDVVKIDFGQETKNREVIIAICKDKLSKFDDYHALLSRGVI; encoded by the coding sequence TTGGTAGTATATGCAGACTTGCTAATTTTAATAAACTTTATAGTAAACTTTTTTTTATTATATATTACAGGAAGAACTCTTAAGTTAAAGATAAAACTTAAATTTATGATTTTAGCTGCGGCCATAGGAAGCGGTTATACGGTTACATTAATTTATCCAGTCTTAAATATATTTTCTGCTTTCTATTTTAAAATTTTAGTAGCAGCTATGCTAATTTATATTTCTTTCGGTAATAGGGGATTTATATGTAATTTTAAAATTTCAGCTGTATTTATTTTGTATTCTATGCTGCTGGCAGGTATTTGTATGTTTGTGGAATATAGTAATTGCTCCTATACAGGAGATTATATGATAATTAATTTCCCTTATGAATGGCTTTTTATTTCTATCATGGTGTTGTACATAATAATTGATAGATTGGTAATTTATGTTAAAGATAGGAACAAGATGTTTAAATTGATTTATAATGTGGATATTGTATTTAAAGACAAAAGTAAGAGTGTAAGGGCTTTTTTAGATACCGGGAACGAGCTTAGGGAGCCAGCTACCAATTTGCCAGTAGTGATAGTTGAGAAGTCTGTATTTCAAAATATAAATCTAGAAGAAATGGATAAGTTTTATATACCTTATAGAGTTATAAATGGCAAGTGTGGCAAGCTTCAGGGCTTTAAGCCAGATGTAGTAAAAATAGACTTTGGACAAGAAACTAAAAATAGAGAAGTTATAATTGCTATTTGCAAGGATAAATTGAGTAAATTTGACGATTATCATGCACTTCTTTCTAGGGGAGTGATATAG
- the ftsZ gene encoding cell division protein FtsZ → MLDFDVDVQQFAQIKVIGCGGGGNNAVNRMIKEGLKNVEFIAINTDKQALMLSQASQKIQIGDKLTKGLGAGANPEIGKKAAEENKDEISQAIKGADMVFITAGMGGGTGTGAAPIIAEIAKSMGILTVGVVTKPFPFEGRKRMLHAEMGIKDLKDKVDTLVTIPNERLLSVVDKKTTLMESFRLADDVLRQGVQGISDLITIPGLVNLDFADVRTIMIDKGLAHMGVGKGNGDNRAQDAAKQAISSPLLETSIVGATGVLLNITGGQDLGLLEINEAAEIVQDAADPDANIIFGAVIDEEIKDEIRITVIATGFETGKDEVKRETKSDIKSSRRSMMNNEDEAAASVEYEKIDENNLEVPAFLRRQRK, encoded by the coding sequence GTGTTAGATTTTGATGTTGATGTTCAACAATTTGCTCAGATAAAAGTAATAGGATGCGGCGGCGGAGGAAACAATGCTGTAAATAGAATGATAAAAGAAGGATTAAAAAATGTTGAATTTATAGCCATAAATACAGATAAGCAAGCATTAATGCTTTCACAAGCATCGCAAAAAATACAAATAGGTGATAAGCTTACCAAAGGACTTGGTGCAGGGGCAAATCCTGAAATAGGGAAAAAGGCCGCAGAGGAAAATAAGGATGAAATATCTCAAGCTATAAAAGGTGCGGACATGGTGTTTATTACAGCAGGTATGGGTGGTGGAACTGGTACAGGGGCAGCTCCTATAATCGCAGAAATTGCAAAATCAATGGGTATACTTACTGTGGGTGTGGTTACTAAACCTTTTCCTTTTGAAGGAAGAAAGAGAATGCTTCATGCAGAAATGGGAATAAAGGATTTGAAGGATAAAGTTGATACTTTGGTTACAATACCAAATGAAAGGTTACTTTCTGTGGTGGATAAAAAGACAACTTTAATGGAATCCTTTAGACTTGCAGATGATGTATTAAGACAAGGCGTTCAAGGTATATCAGATTTAATTACTATACCTGGACTTGTAAATTTAGACTTTGCAGATGTTAGAACAATTATGATAGACAAGGGTCTTGCACATATGGGTGTAGGTAAGGGAAATGGTGATAATAGGGCACAGGATGCAGCAAAACAGGCAATATCAAGTCCACTTCTTGAAACTTCCATAGTAGGGGCTACTGGAGTACTTTTGAATATAACAGGTGGACAGGACCTAGGGCTTTTAGAAATAAATGAAGCTGCGGAGATAGTTCAAGATGCAGCAGATCCTGATGCAAACATAATATTTGGAGCTGTTATAGATGAGGAAATAAAAGATGAAATAAGAATTACTGTAATAGCTACAGGTTTTGAAACGGGAAAGGATGAAGTTAAGAGGGAAACAAAATCCGATATCAAATCTTCAAGACGAAGTATGATGAATAATGAGGATGAAGCAGCAGCTTCTGTAGAATATGAGAAAATTGATGAAAATAATTTGGAAGTACCAGCTTTCCTAAGAAGACAGAGAAAGTAG
- the pgeF gene encoding peptidoglycan editing factor PgeF, whose translation MEKIAVEGYEFIKIDLPGAEAIFSTAKNDLSFNKSTDSGKENIKSLKRWFNLKTVGYLNQVHGCRSIIYTGKDEENADGIITNESNTAVGVFNADCIPILLYDKKNKVIAAVHSGWKGTLACILSKTIEKLERNFNSESKDIIVCVGPHIHSCCYEVGEEVMDKFKNSDFYRFKDVFRNRNLDLKKCILYQLQDREIESENIKYLDICTYCNTEYEMHSYRKDKDYGRMFSFIYLK comes from the coding sequence ATGGAGAAAATTGCAGTAGAAGGTTATGAATTTATAAAAATAGATTTGCCAGGTGCAGAGGCAATATTTTCAACAGCCAAAAATGATTTGAGTTTTAATAAGTCCACAGATTCTGGAAAGGAAAATATTAAAAGTTTAAAAAGATGGTTTAATTTGAAAACTGTGGGATATTTGAATCAAGTTCATGGGTGTCGGAGCATAATTTATACAGGTAAAGATGAAGAGAATGCAGATGGAATAATTACAAATGAGAGTAACACAGCTGTAGGAGTTTTTAATGCTGATTGTATTCCAATACTTTTATATGATAAAAAAAATAAGGTTATAGCGGCAGTCCATAGTGGATGGAAAGGTACTTTAGCTTGTATTCTTTCTAAAACTATTGAAAAACTTGAAAGGAATTTCAATAGTGAATCTAAAGATATAATAGTATGTGTAGGACCACATATTCACAGCTGTTGTTATGAAGTTGGGGAAGAAGTAATGGATAAATTTAAGAACTCTGATTTTTATAGATTTAAGGATGTATTTAGAAATAGAAATCTTGATCTAAAAAAATGTATATTATATCAACTTCAGGACAGAGAAATAGAAAGTGAAAATATAAAATATTTAGATATATGTACCTATTGTAATACTGAATATGAAATGCATTCTTATAGAAAAGATAAAGACTATGGAAGAATGTTTTCATTTATTTATCTAAAATAA
- the pnpS gene encoding two-component system histidine kinase PnpS, with amino-acid sequence MKKRLTLSMLCTLIFSMLITTILFIVIENHEYIENMKQTLKVNNQIIINVLKNENIDNQGSFFKKQFENNLIRETLIDRNGKVISDSVAVEKDMNNHNHRKEIQEARKSGTGYDIRVSDTTGKKTLYFATIFKDGYVVRSAFTMQTIKGFEDDYFKYYIIITLFSILVSIVFALKLSKSIVGPIKKLQYTTASIASGELDKRVRINSKDEIGELANTFNYMADALQITLKDSLDKQNKLEAILKSMDSGVIAVDTKYNIIMINPYAKKIFGIKKDIIGESLIDNIRDFELEDVFKSMEDDYREIKILWPRERELRIKTAYIINSSKKIGKVAVIQDITDIKKLENMRSQFVANVSHELKTPLTSIKGFAETLKYVDDVENKNKFLNIINDEADRLTRLINDILTLSHIESNSIDKVEEVKIDDIVKDVCCMMKTAAYKKNIKIEKIGDKVPSIWADADRFKQMAINLMDNSIKYTNNGGTVKIGTMLQDNNCVLWVEDNGVGISKEHQSRLFERFYRVDKARSRNQGGTGLGLAIVKHIVLGLSGTIDLQSEVGKGSKFTVKIPLDANSKNENI; translated from the coding sequence ATGAAAAAAAGATTAACGCTTTCTATGCTTTGCACTCTTATATTTAGTATGCTTATAACAACTATATTATTTATAGTAATTGAAAATCATGAATATATTGAGAATATGAAACAAACTTTAAAAGTGAATAACCAGATTATAATAAATGTACTGAAAAATGAAAATATAGATAACCAGGGAAGTTTTTTTAAAAAACAATTTGAAAATAACCTTATAAGAGAAACTTTAATAGACAGGAATGGTAAAGTAATAAGCGATTCTGTGGCAGTAGAAAAAGATATGAATAATCACAATCACAGAAAGGAAATTCAAGAAGCAAGAAAAAGTGGGACTGGTTATGATATAAGAGTTAGTGATACCACGGGTAAAAAAACACTTTATTTTGCTACTATATTTAAAGATGGATATGTAGTAAGAAGTGCATTTACCATGCAGACAATTAAGGGATTTGAGGATGATTATTTTAAATATTATATAATTATAACTCTTTTCTCTATACTTGTTTCTATAGTATTTGCCTTAAAGCTTTCAAAGTCCATAGTAGGCCCTATAAAAAAGCTTCAGTATACTACAGCTAGTATAGCAAGTGGAGAATTGGATAAAAGAGTAAGAATTAATTCTAAAGATGAAATAGGGGAATTGGCAAATACATTTAATTATATGGCAGATGCTCTTCAAATTACCCTAAAGGATTCTCTAGATAAGCAAAATAAACTAGAGGCAATACTTAAAAGTATGGACAGTGGTGTAATAGCTGTTGATACTAAGTACAATATTATAATGATAAATCCCTATGCAAAAAAGATATTTGGTATAAAAAAAGATATAATAGGTGAAAGTTTGATAGATAATATAAGGGATTTTGAACTAGAGGATGTATTTAAAAGTATGGAGGATGACTACAGAGAAATCAAAATACTATGGCCAAGAGAGAGAGAATTAAGGATAAAAACAGCCTATATCATAAATAGCAGTAAAAAAATAGGTAAAGTGGCAGTAATTCAAGATATAACGGATATAAAAAAGTTGGAAAATATGAGATCTCAATTTGTGGCCAATGTTTCGCATGAATTAAAAACTCCTCTTACTTCCATAAAAGGATTTGCAGAAACTTTAAAGTATGTAGATGATGTTGAAAATAAAAATAAATTTTTAAACATAATAAATGATGAGGCAGATAGACTTACCAGGTTGATAAATGATATATTAACTCTTTCTCATATAGAAAGTAATAGTATAGATAAGGTAGAAGAAGTAAAAATAGACGACATAGTAAAAGATGTTTGCTGTATGATGAAAACCGCAGCATATAAAAAGAATATTAAGATAGAGAAAATAGGGGATAAGGTACCTAGCATATGGGCTGATGCAGACAGATTTAAGCAGATGGCAATAAATCTCATGGACAATTCAATAAAATATACTAACAATGGTGGCACAGTAAAAATTGGAACAATGCTTCAAGATAATAATTGTGTTTTATGGGTAGAGGATAATGGGGTAGGAATTTCAAAAGAACATCAAAGTAGACTTTTTGAAAGATTTTATAGAGTTGATAAAGCTAGATCAAGAAATCAGGGTGGAACAGGACTCGGACTTGCTATAGTAAAACATATAGTTTTAGGCCTCAGTGGAACTATAGATCTTCAAAGTGAAGTTGGAAAGGGAAGTAAATTTACAGTTAAAATTCCGTTGGATGCTAATAGTAAAAATGAAAATA
- the nrdR gene encoding transcriptional regulator NrdR, with product MKCPYCGYNETKVVDSRSTDDNMAIRRRRECLRCNKRYTTYEKIENVPILVVKKNMNREYFDRTKILNGLIKACEKRPVSRKQIENITDEVEKKINNNMITEISSSEIGEIIMENLKKVDEVSYVRFASVYRQFKDINTFMQEIKNLISNK from the coding sequence GTGAAATGCCCTTATTGTGGATACAATGAAACTAAAGTAGTGGATTCTAGATCTACAGATGACAATATGGCTATACGAAGAAGAAGAGAATGTTTAAGGTGTAATAAAAGATATACCACTTATGAAAAAATTGAAAATGTACCCATTTTAGTTGTAAAGAAAAATATGAATAGAGAATATTTTGACAGGACTAAAATATTAAATGGATTAATAAAAGCTTGTGAAAAACGTCCTGTTTCAAGAAAACAAATTGAAAATATAACCGATGAAGTAGAGAAAAAGATAAATAATAATATGATTACAGAAATAAGTTCCTCGGAGATAGGGGAAATTATTATGGAGAATTTAAAAAAGGTGGATGAAGTATCTTATGTCAGGTTTGCGTCTGTTTACAGACAATTTAAGGATATAAATACTTTTATGCAGGAAATAAAAAATCTTATTTCAAATAAATAA
- a CDS encoding YlmC/YmxH family sporulation protein, with product MELEGDLFSLTNLRNMEIIDINTGAKLGFIKDLKINCEEHKIISIILPSQTFKISLFGKNEDIEIPWDNVKKIGVDVILVDGKNLVEE from the coding sequence ATGGAGTTAGAAGGAGATTTATTTTCTTTGACTAATCTAAGAAATATGGAAATTATAGATATAAATACGGGTGCAAAATTAGGTTTTATAAAAGATCTAAAGATAAATTGTGAAGAGCATAAGATAATATCAATTATTTTACCATCTCAAACTTTTAAAATATCATTATTTGGGAAAAATGAAGATATAGAAATACCCTGGGATAATGTAAAAAAAATAGGTGTAGATGTAATTTTAGTCGATGGGAAAAATCTTGTAGAGGAGTAG
- a CDS encoding response regulator transcription factor, producing MLQEKILIVDDEEHICELIKFNLEKNGYKTIVAGNGIDALKIVKEEMPQLILLDVMLPGMDGYDVCKEIRRDNAISFIPVIMITARGEEFDKVLGLELGADDYMTKPFSIRELVARVKAVLRRTALKPVDKCYVFGQVSIDFDKHEVIKNGEKVELTLKEFELLKMLIKNRGRVMTRDFLLDKIWGYEYVGETRTVDVHIRHLRQKIEDFDKKPKYIETIRGIGYRFNSEE from the coding sequence ATGTTACAAGAAAAGATATTGATAGTAGATGATGAAGAACATATTTGTGAACTTATTAAATTTAATCTTGAGAAAAATGGATATAAGACTATTGTAGCAGGAAATGGGATAGATGCATTGAAAATTGTAAAGGAAGAGATGCCTCAGTTAATTTTACTGGATGTAATGCTGCCTGGAATGGATGGATATGATGTGTGCAAAGAAATAAGAAGGGACAATGCTATATCTTTTATTCCTGTAATAATGATAACTGCAAGAGGAGAGGAATTTGATAAAGTGCTAGGATTAGAACTTGGAGCGGATGATTATATGACAAAGCCTTTTTCTATAAGGGAATTGGTTGCTAGGGTTAAAGCTGTACTCAGGAGAACTGCATTAAAACCTGTAGACAAATGCTACGTATTTGGACAGGTAAGCATAGATTTTGATAAACATGAAGTCATTAAAAATGGAGAAAAGGTAGAATTAACCTTAAAAGAATTTGAACTCCTAAAAATGCTTATAAAAAATAGGGGAAGAGTAATGACTAGAGATTTTTTATTAGATAAAATATGGGGATATGAATATGTTGGAGAAACTAGAACAGTGGATGTACACATAAGGCATTTAAGACAAAAAATAGAGGATTTCGATAAAAAACCTAAGTATATTGAAACTATTCGTGGCATTGGTTACAGATTTAACTCAGAAGAGTAG
- the sigE gene encoding RNA polymerase sporulation sigma factor SigE, which produces MLRLKILLNRILTKFKFAIKNIYYIGGNDVLPPPLSKKEEEDLVLKLVSGDEKVRSTLIERNLRLVVYIARKFENTGVNVEDLVSVGTIGLIKAVNTFNPEKKIKLATYASRCIENEILMYLRRNSKTKAEISFYEPLNIDWDGNELLLSDILGTDNDVVYNFIEDEVDKQLLMLAMKKLSDREKEIVNLRFGLNGKSEKTQKEVADLLGISQSYISRLEKRIIKRLRKEINKML; this is translated from the coding sequence ATGCTTAGGTTAAAAATATTGTTGAACAGAATACTTACAAAATTTAAATTTGCAATAAAAAACATATATTATATAGGGGGAAATGATGTACTACCACCTCCACTTAGCAAAAAAGAAGAAGAGGATTTGGTTTTGAAGTTAGTTTCTGGAGATGAGAAGGTAAGATCTACTCTTATAGAAAGAAATTTGCGATTGGTAGTTTATATAGCTAGAAAGTTTGAAAATACAGGTGTAAATGTGGAAGATTTAGTATCAGTAGGTACCATAGGACTTATAAAAGCAGTAAATACATTTAATCCTGAAAAAAAAATAAAATTAGCTACTTATGCTTCTAGATGCATAGAAAATGAAATACTCATGTATCTGAGAAGAAATAGTAAAACAAAGGCAGAAATTTCTTTTTATGAACCACTCAACATAGATTGGGATGGAAATGAATTATTACTTTCTGATATTTTAGGAACGGACAATGACGTAGTATACAATTTTATAGAAGATGAAGTGGATAAGCAGCTTCTAATGCTAGCTATGAAAAAATTGAGTGACAGGGAAAAGGAGATAGTTAATCTAAGGTTTGGATTAAATGGCAAAAGTGAAAAAACTCAGAAAGAGGTTGCAGACTTACTTGGAATATCACAGTCTTATATATCAAGGTTAGAAAAGAGAATAATAAAGAGACTTAGAAAAGAAATAAATAAAATGTTATAG
- the sigG gene encoding RNA polymerase sporulation sigma factor SigG, translated as MIINKVEICGVNTSKLPVLKGKEMKELLIKMQQGDNESREKFIKGNLRLVLSVIQRFNNRGENVDDLFQVGCIGLIKAIDNFDLSQNVKFSTYAVPMIIGEIRRYLRDNNSIRVSRSLRDIAYKALQVRDKLIRENNKEPTISQIAEELNIPREEVVFALDAIQDPVSLFEPIYHDGGDAIYVMDQISDTKNLDENWLENISIKEAMKKLNDREKLILNLRFFDGRTQMEVADEIGISQAQVSRLEKTALRHMRKYI; from the coding sequence ATGATAATTAATAAAGTAGAAATTTGTGGCGTAAATACATCAAAATTGCCAGTTCTCAAGGGAAAAGAAATGAAAGAACTTTTAATAAAGATGCAGCAGGGAGATAATGAATCTAGAGAAAAGTTTATAAAGGGTAATTTACGATTGGTGTTAAGTGTAATACAGAGGTTTAATAACAGGGGAGAAAATGTAGATGATCTATTTCAAGTAGGATGTATAGGGCTTATAAAAGCCATTGACAACTTTGATTTAAGTCAAAATGTTAAATTTTCAACTTATGCTGTACCTATGATTATAGGAGAAATAAGAAGATACTTAAGGGATAACAATTCCATAAGGGTAAGCAGATCTCTTAGAGATATTGCTTATAAAGCACTTCAAGTTAGAGATAAATTAATAAGGGAAAATAATAAAGAACCAACTATATCACAAATAGCGGAAGAATTAAATATACCAAGAGAGGAAGTGGTATTTGCATTGGATGCCATTCAGGATCCAGTTTCCCTGTTTGAACCCATATATCATGATGGGGGTGATGCAATTTATGTAATGGATCAAATAAGTGATACTAAAAATTTGGATGAAAACTGGTTGGAAAACATATCGATAAAAGAAGCCATGAAAAAATTAAATGACAGGGAGAAATTGATACTTAATTTAAGATTTTTTGATGGACGGACTCAGATGGAAGTAGCAGATGAAATAGGTATATCACAAGCGCAGGTATCTAGGTTAGAGAAAACTGCCTTAAGGCATATGCGAAAATATATATAA